A region of the Prevotella melaninogenica genome:
TTTTACCAAGGAAACGAGTAAAACCTTTAGGAACAACATATTTATACTCATTCCAAAAGTCGAACATATCGCCTAACAAATAAACTGCGGCAGCCTTATGCTTAATAGTATCCAAGAAGCGTACAAGGCGTCGTTCATGTGTGCGACGGTGCTCTATAGCGAGTGATCCGAGGTGTGCATCGGAGAGGAAATAGATATTCTTCATGTCATTGGGTAATGGGGAAGGATAATAAGGGGTGATGATTCTGTCCTTTATTCTGAGGCAATGCCCCAGAAGAAGGGACAAAATGGCAGAGACAATACAGCCCTACTTAAACAGAGGCTTAGATGCTCTATTCTACAAGGGAGCGTAAACAGGCTTACTCGAAGCCTAATTCAACACGTGCCTCTTCTGTCATCATGCTTTGATCCCATACTGGTTCAAAGACAAGGTTGATGTTTGCAGTCTTAACACCTTCTACACTTTCCACCTTTGTGCGTACGTCTTCAAAAATGAAATCTGCAGCAGGACAAGATGGAGAAGTGAAGGTCATATCCATATCAAGGTTGCCCTCGTCATCCACATCAATCTTGTAAATCATACCAAGATCATAGATATTCACTGGTATCTCTGGGTCGTAAACGGTCTTCAAAACGTCAACGATTCTTTCTTCTATCTTTGTTTTCTCTTCTATTGTCATAATTAGTGATTCTTTTAATTGAATTATCTTTTTATTAAACATAGTGCAAGTGAACGCAATGAAAAGTTTACTTTCGTATTGCCGAACACAGCCTATCTTTTGCAAAGATAGTAATTAAAAACTATAATCACAATAATTCATTATAGAAAGGTTATATTCTATTGTGAGATTACATACAGAAAATAGTCTATTTGCAGTGTATAAATTAATAATAGGAGGACGAACAGTCTTGATAAAGAAGTGCAACGCAAGCTATTCAGTACTCCGCACCATTGGTGCGGAGCATCAACACAACTCGTGCGAAGCATCAACACCACATGTGCGGAGTAATAACGCAGCAGCTAAAGATAAGAAGAAAGAGCCGATATGGACATTACAAAGAATGTTATCAGACGCTTATGGCTAACCTATATGGGAAATATTCACCTGACAACACACATGGCATGTAGATTTTTTAGAGCCTTTTTCAGCTATAACTTTCCTTCCTCACGATATGAGAAATACCCTCCATCGGCGAGTATTACATGGTCTGCAAAGTGGATATGAAGCAATTCGCAGGCTTTATGAATATGCGATGTCAGCATATCATCTTCCCTACTTGGATTTGTACTGCCACTGGGGTGATTATGACAAAAAGCCAAAACGGTAGTGTTCTTTAACAGCACCTCCTTCATCATCAGACGAAGATCGACAGGTGCCATAGTAAGTCCACCCACCGAAATGCGCTTGGCTTCGATGAGTCGGAAGTTCT
Encoded here:
- a CDS encoding metal-sulfur cluster assembly factor: MTIEEKTKIEERIVDVLKTVYDPEIPVNIYDLGMIYKIDVDDEGNLDMDMTFTSPSCPAADFIFEDVRTKVESVEGVKTANINLVFEPVWDQSMMTEEARVELGFE